The nucleotide sequence GAAGCGGGCGTTCGGCGCTTTGTGTTTGCGTCGTCCTCGAGCGTGTATGGGATCAGTGATGCTCCCAACGTGACCGAGGATCATCCACTGAAACCCTTAACGGACTACAGCCGTTACAAAGCCGACTGCGAACCGATTCTGCTCCAGCAACAGGCCCCCGACTTCACGACGCTCGTCCTGCGTCCCGCCACACTCTGCGGCTACTCTCCCCGACAACGGCTCGATCTGACCGTCAACATCCTGACCAATCATGCCTTCAACAACCGGAAGATCACTGTCTTTGGTGGAACGCAGCTTCGTCCGAATTTTCACGTTGAAGATATGGCCGACCTGTACCTGCAGGTCCTGCAAGAACCAGCCGAGCGGATTGCCGGCCAGATTTTCAACGCGGGTTACGAAAACCACAGCGTGGCTGCACTCGCAACCATCGTGAAACGAGTGGTCGAACAGGAAATGGGCTGGAACGATATTGAGATCGTGACGACCCCATCAGATGACCTCCGGTCGTACCACATCTCATCGGAAAAGATTCTGAAGGTGCTGGGGTATCGGCCAAGTCGATCGATCGACGACGCGGTCCGTGGCCTCGTGGCGGCCTTCCGCGCTGGCAAGCTGCCCGACTCCATGACACGTTCAACCTACTTCAACATCAAACGCATGCAGGAAGTTGAGCTGAAGTGATGGAACCGAGCGCCGTGACATCGACCTCAGCATCGCCTGCGGAGGCTCGCCCGATTCCGACGATCGACGAGCTGCAGACTCTTGCCAAACGGATTCGCAGTCACGTTCTGGGACTGTCACACCAGGCCAGAACCGCACATCTGGGTTCATCCCTCTCGTGCGTCGAAATGGTCGTTGCGGCCTACTGGGGAACGGCCAATCCTCCGTCGCCCAACGGGGACGATGCAGAGCAGGACTGCTTCCTGCTGAGCAAGGGACATGCAGCGACCACTCTTTACGCCGCCTTGGCGATGAAAGGCTTTTTCCCCGAGAACTGGCTCGACAGCTATGCCGAACCCGGTAGCCCTTTAGGAGAACATCCCAGTCCGGGGACTCCGGGAATCGTCGCGGCGACAGGATCACTGGGGCACGGACTTCCGATCGCCATCGGAATGGCACTCGCCGCCAGGATTCAAGGCCGCCAGAACCGGATCCATGTCCTGATGAGCGACGGAGAATGCAACGAAGGGTCCGTCTGGGAGGGGGCTCTGTTCGCTCCTGCACAGAAACTGGACCGATTGACGGTGATGATCGATTACAACAAATGGCAGGCCACAGGTCGCAGCGATGAAGTGACATCGCTCAGCCCGTTGAAAGAGAAGTGGGCGGCCTTCGGATGGCGTGCTGTCGAGGTTGATGGGCACAATCTGGCTGAGCTGGTCGAGTGGCTGAATAAAGCCCCGGATCCGGACGGGCGCCCGACCGCACTGATTGCCCATACCCTGAAAGGGAAGGGGGTCTCGTTCATGGAAGATGACAACAACTGGCACTACCGCATACCGACGGCAGCGGAACTGGAACGAGCCAGAGCGGAGCTGCAACTCTCATGAGAAACGCATTCGCTGACGAGATCACCGCTCTCGCTGATCAGGATCCCCGGATTGTGCTGCTGAGCGGCGATATTGGTAATCGGCTGTTCAACGATTTCAAAGACAGGCATCCCGATCGCTTCTACAATGTCGGTGTCGCAGAAGCTGACATGATCGGAATCGCGGCCGGATTGGCGCTGCAGGGCTTGAAGCCCGTCGCGTATACGATCGCCTCGTTCGCCGTCTACCGGGCTTATGAGCAGATTCGGGTCGATCTGTGCTATCTCAAACAACCGGTGGTGATCGTCGGTGTCGGCTCGGGACTCGGGTACGCTGCAAACGGCCCTACGCATCACTCCTGCGAAGACCTGGCAGTCCTGCGTGCGTTACCCGGCATGACGGTGCTCTCACCCGCCGATGCCTGGGAGCTGCGGTCCCTGCTGGGATCGGCAGTCAATCTGTCCGGCCCTTCCTACATTCGAATCGGAAAGAAGGGTGAGCCCACGGTGCATGCCGAACAGCCAGGGCTGACGATCGGCACGGCCTTTCCCCTGCGCCAGGGAAGCGACATTGCGTTACTCGGAACGGGGACATTATTGCCCATCGTCCTCGAAACTGCGGATCGACTTCAGCAGCGGGGTATCTCAGCCGCCGTCTACAGTGTGCACACAGTAAAGCCACTGGATGAGCACCTGCTGGCCGAGGTCTTCCGTAACACGAAACTGGTCGTCACCATCGAAGAGCACTCGCGAATCGGTGGATTGGGTGGTGCGGTCGCGGAATGGCGCGCCGACCAAGTCTGTCCCGGGGCTCGGCTGCTTCGATTCGGGACCCCTGACGAAATTCTTCATCACACGGGCGAACAAGAACATGCCCGACACGCGGCAGGACTGACGCCAGAACGTCTGTCTCAGGACATCGACTCCGCGTGGGAACAGTCCCAGACTGACAGCGACACCTCGAATCGGATCTCCCCATGAAAACCCCAGCGGCCATCCTTGTTGAACTGTCGCAACCTCTGGAACTCGTCGATCTGGAAATCCCAGCCCTCAAGCCGGGCCAGGCCCTCGTCGAAATCGCGTTTAGTGGAGTCTGTCACACGCAGGTCCTCGAAGCACGGGGCCGACGCGGTCCCGATCGCTTTCTGCCCCATTGCCTCGGCCATGAAGGGAGTGGGATCGTCCGCGAAGTCGGGGCGAATGTGACTCGAGTCCAACCCGGAGACCATGTCGTTCTGTCGTGGATTAAAGGGAGCGGGGGAGATGTCCCGGGGACCAAATACCAGTGGAATGGCAAAGAGGTGAACGCGGGGGGGATCACGACATTCAGCCGCTATTCTGTGATCAGTGAAAACCGGTTGACGAAGCTCGACCAAGGCCTCCCCTTTGATCTGGCCGCTCTACTGGGATGCGCCATTCCGACGGGCGCAGGGATGGTCTTCAATACGGCCAACGTTCGAACAGGCCAGAGCGTGGCTATCTTCGGCGTTGGAGGAATCGGACTTTCTGCCCTGGCCGCAGCCAGCGCCAGTGGGGCCACACCCCTGATCGCCATCGACCGGCTTCCGTCCAAGCTGGATCTCGCGCGCGAGCTGGGTGCGTCTCACACGATCTGCGTTACAGAAACCAACCCCGTAGAATCGATCATGGCGATCTCTCCGGGAGGCGTCGATATCGCCATCGAAGCCACGGGACGAGCTGCCGTCATGCAGCAGGCTCTCGAATCGGTACGGGCTCAAGGTGGAGCCGCAATCGTCGCCGGAAATGCACCGCAGGGGGAATCGTGGCAACTCGACCCACGTCAGCTCAATCAGGGAAAGCGAATCATCGGGACCTGGGGAGGCGACAACGTCCCTGATCGAGACTTCCCTCGATATCAGCGACTGCTGCTCGCCGGGAAACTGCCGCTGCAGAGTCTCCTGGCCAGACAGTACCCCTTGTCAGGTATCAACGACGCCCTGAATGACCTCGAAGCCGGGCTGGTACCTCGTCCCCTGATTGACCTGTCACGCATCTGACGCTCAGCGCATCGTGCGGGCCCATTCGCAGCGATTTCCGCTGCCATCACAGTCGCCCGGCCCTGACCCTCCTCCTGAAGTAGACGTATGAGAATCGGCATCGATTTTGACAATACGCTGGTCTGCTACGATCAACTCTTCTGGAAACTGGCCAGTGAGCAGGGTCTTGTTGATGAGTCTGTTCCACCCAGGAAGAACGCGGTCCGTGATCATCTGCGACGACGAGGTCTCGAAGAGCGATGGACGCAGCTTCAGGGGCTGGCGTACGGCAGTCGGATTCTGGAAGCAGATCCTTTCCCAGGGATGCTGGCGGCACTGAAGGAACTGCACGAGCGGGGAGCGGAACTGGTTCTCATCAGTCACAAGACCCGAACCCCGATCGCCGGATCCCCCGTCGATCTTCATGCCGCCGCGCAGTCCTGGCTTTTGCAGAAGGGGCTCTGGAACCCGAATTCAGAGCAATCCCTGTTTCAGGACGTCTACTTTGAACTAACCAAAGAAGAGAAATTGCAGCGCATCGCATATGCCGGTTGCGACTGGTTCATCGACGATCTGATCGAACTTCTGACCGAGCCCCGTTTCCCGGTCGGTGTCCAGCGAGTCTTGTTTGACCCGCACACCGAGCTGCCCCATTTGCCGACCGGTATTCTCCGACTGAAGGCGTGGAACGACGTGACATCGCTTTTCCCGTGCACCGACAAATCATGACACCACCCCCTGTCACCCCGCTCGATCTGGAGATTGCACACGCCCTGCTGCAGCAATGCGGAAAGGACGATGCGGTCTTGCTCGAGCCCCTGACCGGCGGCCGAAACAATCGAACGTTTCGCGTCCGGGGAACTCGGGGTACGTGGTTACTCAAGCACTACTTTCACGACCAGAATCAGGGGTGGAATCGGGCGGAAAGGGAATGGGAATGGGCCACCTTCTGCTGGCAGTGTGGGGTGCGATGGGGGCCTGAACCGTTGGCCTTTGATCGGTCACGGCACGCCACACTCTCGGAATTTCTCGACGGTCGAAAACTGGACGCCAACGAACTCACGGAACGACATGTGGAACAGTCAGCAAGCTTCGTCGCTGACATTAACGAGCACCGGAACAGTCCTCCGGCAACCAAGATTCGTGATGCTGCAGAAGCCTGTTTCTCACTGAAGGAACATCTCGACTGCGTCGAACGACGAATTTCCCGCCTGGCGGCGGTTCTCGTGAACGATGACCTCAGCCAGTCCCTCTCTGACTGGCGCGAGCGAGAACTGGAGCCCCGCTGGAAACAGCTCGTTTCGCGTGTGAAGGGTCGCGTTACACAAACGGAACTCGAGGAATTTCTGCCTCGTTCGTCGCGGTGTCTGTCACCGTCGGATTTCGGCTTTCACAACGCGCTCCTCACGGAAAACGACCGCCTGCGGTTCTTCGATTTTGAGTATGCCGGGTGGGATGATCCTGCAAAACTGGTCTGTGATTACTTTCTGCAGCCAGAGGTCCCCGTCCCGCTCCAGTATCAATCGCAACTGCTGCACGTCTTTTCGGATCGTAAGCTGTGGGGAGAAGTGGAACGCCGGGTCGAGCTCTTGTTTCCCGTTTTCGGAATCAAATGGTGCTGCCTTTTATTGAATGAATTCCTTGCGCAGGATCGCCGCCGCCGCGAGTTCTCGCAGACGGCGCCGATTACGGAATCGCGAAAAGCCGAACAGTTCGCTCGAGCCAGACAGCGACTGGCGTCTCTCGAAGAATTTCAAAGTTGAGTTGATGCGAAGAAATTGAGCGGCCACTCAATTCAGGACCGCTAAAGCGTACCTCTGATCGTGTCTGCATCCCATCTTCATGTGGTCGATTGCACAAGTGTCGCACTTCTTACTAACTCACCGGCTGAATTTCTGGGGAACGGGGTAACGCCACGCAGAGCGTGATAACGGTCATCGATCTCAAGTTCATCTTCGGGAGAGAAACGGTCACCTTCACGTCTGCAGCGGATGACCTGTTGCTGCACTCAGGCTTAGATCGGGCTGAGATGAGTTTGAACCCGATTTCGCCGAAATTGTAGAATATCAAGATAGTTGTTGAGCTGGATTTTAGGAATTCGTATGGTGATTCTCGAATCGTGTTACGCCCCGATCGGTTTTTACTTTGAAAGGCAAATTCATGAAGCTTTGGGCCAAGCAACTCATTCGATGTAGCCTGTTCGCAGCGATCGCATGTTTCGTACCTGTTCAAAGTTCGTTACGCGCGAGTCCCATCTACCTTTCGTCTGACGTGACAATTTCGTTCGACCCGGATTCCGCCGTGATCGGCGACGAGTTCACGGTTAATGGGAGTGGAGTGGGGGGCATCACCCTCAACGAAAGTCTTACGAAAGGGGGAGGAACCACTTACGGCTATGGTTTTGTTAATACCGTAACCTACCCCAGCCTCATCGGATTTTTTATCGGCAACGGCACAGGAGTCACCCGTGTCGATCCTCCAGATGCATTCCTCGGAACCTCGTCACTTGAGATCAATCTGCACGGCCTCTGGAGGAATGAAGGAGCTCCCTGGGGACCGCCAGTAATCGATTTTGCCCACTTCGGCGTGAGGAGCAACAATGAAGATGCTGTCGACGTCGGCCGATTTGTCTTATCCGTGGACTGGCACAACGGTAACACCTACCAGGTCGATAAATCGTTTACTCAGGTGGGCGAAGCGTTTGAGGCATTCAATTACTTGGCACTTCATAACCCGTCACCCGTTCCGGTGGGAACCGAACTGGAACTGACAGCTTTTATAGGCTTATATTTCACCGGAAACAGCCTGGGTGGAACAACGTTATCCCCTTCCGGAACAGCCGTTCCCGAGCCATCGACATTCGCATTGGCAGGACTGGGAGTCGTGAGCGTTCTCGTCACTTCCCTGCGGAAAAAAACGTCCCCTGCAGCTACATAATCGACACCGCTGAGCGTGTCTAACCGAACTGCTCTTAGTCTGCATAGCCTCTTGGACAGGGTGCAGCGGCATATTCAGCATGGGCTGGACATGCCGCTGCACCCTGTATCGCTGCTAATTCGCCAATCGTTCATGACTTCGAGTGATTTGAAGGCATTGGATCATCGCTCACCTGAATGACTTTCTTCCCGAAGTTAGCCCCTTTCAGAAGACCGATCAGCTCCCCGGGCGCGTTCTTAAGTCCCTGAGTGATATCTTCCTTGAACTTGATCTTCCCCTGCTTGATCCACTGGCTCATGTCGCTATGGAACTGGGGGAACTGCGAAGCGAAGTCCCAGACGATAAAGCCCTGAAAGGTGAGGCGCTGGACGAGAATCTGCTGCATCAGCAGTGGCAGGCGATCAGGACCGGGGGGCAAACCGGTCGCGTTGTAGTGAGCGATCAGCCCGCAAACCGGGATACGGGCAAAGTCATTAAGTAGTGGGAAGACAGCATTGAAGACGTGACCACCGACATTCTCGAAATAGATGTCGATCCCCTTGGGGCAGGCGGCCTCCAGACGCTCGGCCAAATCCCCCTCATGATGGTTCAGGCATTCATCGAATCCGAGTTCCTCGCGCACGAACCGGCATTTTTCTTTTCCACCGGCGATCCCGACAACGCGACAACCCCGTATCCCGGCAATCTGGCCGACCAGCGACCCGACCGCGCCCGATGCTGCCGCGACGACCAGTGTTTCGCCCGACTTGGGTTTTCCAATGTTGTGCAGCCCTGCATACGCCGTGAACCCGGGCATCCCCAGCACGCTCAGCGCGTAGGAAAGAGGACCGGCGGCTGGATCGATCCGGCGAACATTTTCTCCCCCCGAAAGTGCGTATTCCTGCCAGCCCTGTCCGGGATTGAAGACAAAGTCCCCGGGTTTGTAGTCGGGCAGGTTTGACGCAACGACCTGCGTCACCGCACTTCCTTCCATGACATCGCCAATCTGGACGGGTGCCGCGTACGACTTCCCCTCACTCATCCGTCCGCGCATATACGGATCGAGTGAAAGGTAGATTGCACGTAACAGCATTTTGCCCGCACCAGGCTCGGGAATGTCGCTCTCCACCAGTTTGAAGTTCTCGGGAACAGGCTCACCATGCGGGCGCGAGACAAGCAGGATCTGCTGGTTGTTTTCGGACATTGCAGTACCTCGATTCCATCAGGAGGTCAGAACACGTTGCGAGATGCGGGACGATGACAGGAAGTTTCATGCCAGAGCAGGCCGAATTGCAACGATTATTTTACAGGGTCGCTCGGCCTTTGGGAGAGTACGATCAACTTACGACGACGATCTTCACGGCGGCGATCTGCTCTGTGCAGGCGATTCGCCATTGCCCTGATACCACGCACTAATCAAGCTCCCCGTGACAACGGCGGCCCGGAAGACAAGCTCCTTTATGAGAAGCTGCCGTGGGACAGAACCAGACGATTCAACGAAGCGGAATCGAGCTGATATTCCCTCGATCGCGCACGTCGTAAAAAACGGCGACCGACAATTTCAGCACGAACCAGATCGTCGTCAGCAGAGCGAATGACGACGTTACCGGAACGAGTGTCTGGAGTACGAAATTGTGTCCTTCGCAACGCTGAACAGAAGGAACGTGTTTGCTCCTGCAGGGAGATTCGAATTCGATCTCCCTTCGGGATCGCGAACAACCGCTCGTTCAGGCTGGGATGTCGCGACCGATGGCTGTATTCTTCCCGCATCAACGAACTTTGATTCCTCAACCGAGACTTCCCTGATGATGTTTGGACGCTCCCGCGCGATTCACTGCCTGATGCTGATCGGCGCAGTCACCTTTTGCGAGTCTTCAGAACGGGTGCTGGTCTGGGGCCAGACAGCGTCCCCTGGTTCCGCGCCACTGCGCGCGGCAGACCGGACAGACTCGTTCGAAACCAAACTGAAGCTGCTGGAAGAGGCGTGGGCTCGCAAGGACTTTGACCTGGCTCGATCACTGACGCATTCACTCCGGGACACCGTCCTTCAGACACAGATCGAGACCGAACCGGCCCCTGATTCACTGGTCGAAGCAGGACAGTTTCACCTGGTCGAATCGCTGGGGAACGCGGCAGCCAAGTGGGCTCAGGGCTGGAAGTACTACAAACAGATTTCCGTCGAAGAGCGGGCTCATGAGCCCCGTACGGGCGAACCGATTGAGATTGCCTTGAGCTTTCCCCAGGACCAGGTGACATCACTCGCGCGTGAAATCCGACTTGCCCGCATTGACGGTGACCAACTGGTCGAGGTCCCATGCCAGGTCCACAGCGAACTGCGTCGCGGCGACGTTCGAAGCTGTCGCATTCTCTGGCTGATGGACAGTAAACCCCGGGAAACACAGCGATTCCTTGTCCTGTACGGGAACCCCAATGCCGAGTTACCCGAGTACCCGTCGGAGATGTCCGTCGAGGGCGAAGGTTATGGGTTGGATATTTCCAACTCGTTTTACAAAGCGTCACTCTCACGGCAGACGGGGCAACTCGAAAGGTTAACACTGCGACGTGAACATGGCCTGGAACTTTTTTCGGGAGGTCAGGGACACGGTGAGCCACCGGGCATCGACTGGGCTCATGACTATGTCGACAAAGGCTTTTTCCAGAAGCTTCGGATCTCGCTCTGGGAATCCTGTCCTGACTACGAAGTCATTCGGGGCCCGCTGTGCACCATCATCCGCCGCTGGGGATTTCCGCACTCACCTGTTCACCCGATCTATTCCCCCAGTCGCCTGAATATCCACGTTGAGTATCGGTTCTATGCCGGCCTGCCCTGGTTCGAGAAGCGGGGATCAATGAAAGCCGTGCAGACGTTCGAAGTAGAGGCACTGCGGGACGATGAGTGGGTCTTTTCGGGCCAGTCATTCACTGACACCCTGTGGATGGGACGTAACGGCAAGTTGCACACGGGGAGTGTTCCCGCGGATCAGCACGAGGACTTGTGGGGAGTTGGCTTTTACCACAAAGAAAGTAAAGATTCGTTCGTCGCTCTCTTCTTGGAGCATCATGCGGAGGGGTTGCCGGAACTGAAGCACACGGGAACCCCTCAAATGTTCTATCGCTGGCACGGACCAGTCTGGAGCCGCTACCCGCTGCCGGTGAAAGTGGTCCCCGCCGGGGCGGTCCTCAAACAGAAAAACGCCTACGTCTCGATCCCGTTCTCAGAACCGGAAGGAGCCGCCACGATCGAGCAACTCCGTCGCTCCCTGCTCGCCCCGCTGGTCCCCGCAGCAGTGGACTCGCCAGTCAATTGGAAATCCCAGCCTGAGGCCGACAGCGACGTCGCCAATCCCTTCAATCGACTGGCTCGCCCCGGGGAAGGGAACGAGGGAACCGCCATGAAACAACGAATCTGGGACGCCCTGCGCGACTGCAAGGACGCTCAGCTGTATAAAGCCGACATCAATGTTGTCGATCTGGGACTTGTCTACGACGTGCGACTTCGGGGTGATGGGGTCACAGTCATCATGGCCATGCCGCACCGCGGCCGACCGATGCTGGGCTACTTCATCGATGGCTCCATCTCGGTTCATCCCACATTCTCACTTCCCGTGCGTGAGCGGTTGATGAAAGTCCCCGGCGTTCGGCAGGTCGTCGTCGAGCAGACCTGGGACCCGGGCTGGAGTTCAAATCGCCTGACCGATGTCGGCCGTGCCAAGCTCGGCCTGGACTAGGTCGCGCTGACAGCAAGACCGGCCGTCGTGAGAGCGGGCCTCGTCTCGACAGGTTAGCGATACGACAGAGTGGCGGGCTAACCCCTGCGTCGCCGCCGGTGCCAGAAAATCTCTCTCCCTTGCACGAGAGCTCTCTCCGCAGGCCGGCCTACCGTGTATGTGTGTGTGTGTGACTGGCTGTAAGTGTCCGCGGGAAAATCACCGCTTCACACCGCGAGACACGCACCGCAGCACGCCGGGGTAAGGCGGGGAATTCTTATGGCTTGGAATACCACTCGTCGACGTACTGCTGGACCAGTTCAAATGCGGACTGCTCACGGGGGCCTGCCGTTTTTTGCACGGGACTTTGCAACGCGGCCAGCTGACTGCGGACATCCGCTTCGGGAATCAGATGCAGCCGCGTGGCCAGGATCGTGGCTTCCAGGACCGCGTGTTTAGCGCGATTGAAACCGAACATGTCGCGCAGTCGCCCCTGGTAAACGATGCGGACCGAAAAAGACGTCCGTTCCGATTTGTCATCGAAATCAACCACTTCAAATTCGTACCAGCGACAGCAATCGGCAAGCACGCGACCGGGAATCTGGTGCGCGGCAAACGTCGTTTGGGTCCCCTGCATTCGATTCAATGCCGCTTCGGCGATTAACAGCACGTCATCGACAATGTGAAAGACACCACAGGGGCGTGCTTTCAGATTCTGATAGGTTGTTGAGGTCTGAAACGGCCTGAAAACGAATGATTCCAGCTGCTCGTCGACCAGCGGCCCCATAGGTGCGACGTTGACTTCGCCCGATTCGCTGAGCGTGGTTACAATTCCTTCGACAATCATAAAGGTTCCGTAAGAAACTGACAGCAGTGGTTGACGTTCACCTCCAGAGTCTACCGGCTTGCGGTGAATCTTTCTCATTAGACGGATGGAAACCACGTCATGACCCAAAAATGGAAATTTGTTGGACCAACTCTTCCCGCGTTCCTTGAATCTCTCGGATCGTTTGTTAGTCTCGGGTGGTTTCGCGCGATTCAGCCTTGGAGTGGAGTGGTCAAGGACTGAGTCGCCCCGCCTACCTCGCCTCACGCTCCCATCAAGGTCCGCCGCCGTGCCTCGTCGCGACGACATTCGCAAAATTCTGATTATCGGTTCTGGTCCAATTGTCATTGGACAAGCTTGCGAGTTTGATTACTCCGGGACTCAAGCCTGCAAGGCCCTCCGCGAAGAGGGCTACACCGTCGTTCTGGTCAATTCGAACCCTGCGACCATCATGACCGACCCGGAGATGGCGGATCGCACATATATCGAACCGATCACTTGGGAATATGTCGCAAAAATTATCGAGATCGAGCGTCCAGATGCGCTGCTGCCCACACTTGGTGGACAAACAGGGCTGAATACCGCGATGGACCTCGTCCGTCATGGCGTGCTCGAAAAATTCGGCGTCGAAATGCTCGGGGCTCGTGTCGACGTCATCAAGAAGGCGGAAGAACGTGATACCTTCAAGCAGGCGATGCTGAAAATCGGGCTGGATGTCTGTCACAGCCGCATCGTCCACAATATGGAAGAAGCGCGTCAGGCCCTGGAGGACATCGGCCTGCCCATGATCATCCGGGCCAGCTTCACCCTGGGTGGGGTCGGCGGCGGTATCGCCTACAACCGAGATGAATTTGAAGAGAAAGTCCGCAAAGGACTGGAGCTCTCTCCCATCAATGAAGTCTTGCTCGACGAGAGCATCATTGGCTGGAAAGAGTACGAGATGGAGGTCATGCGCGATCACGCCGACAACGTCGTGATTATCTGTGCAATCGAAAACTTCGACCCCATGGGGGTACATACCGGCGACTCCATCACGGTCGCCCCCGCTCAGACACTCACTGACAAAGAGTATCAGCGGATGCGCGATGCCACGATCGCCGTCATGCGAGAGATCGGCGTCACGACCGGCGGTTCGAACGTCCAGTTCGCGATCAATCCGCAAACAGGCCGGATGGTCGTCATCGAAATGAATCCCCGTGTCAGTCGGTCGAGTGCTCTGGCATCGAAAGCGACCGGGTTCCCCATCGCCAAGATTGCAGCCAAGCTGGCCGTCGGATATCGGCTGGACGAGATTCAAAACGATATCACCCGCGAAACACTTGCCTGTTTCGAACCGACCATCGACTACGTCGTCACAAAGATCCCTCGCTGGACCTTCGAAAAATTCCCCGACGCCAATGCTGAACTGAGCGTTCAGATGAAATCGGTCGGCGAAACCATGGCCATCGGTCGCACGTTTCAAGAGTCGCTGCAGAAGGCACTGCGGGGACTCGAGATCGGCCAGTTTGGTCTGGGGGGCGGGAAGAAGGACCTGTGGGGGACACCCAAGCAGCCGACAATGGATGTGATCGAGAGCATGCTCGCGAAGCCCA is from Schlesneria sp. DSM 10557 and encodes:
- a CDS encoding DUF447 domain-containing protein; amino-acid sequence: MIVEGIVTTLSESGEVNVAPMGPLVDEQLESFVFRPFQTSTTYQNLKARPCGVFHIVDDVLLIAEAALNRMQGTQTTFAAHQIPGRVLADCCRWYEFEVVDFDDKSERTSFSVRIVYQGRLRDMFGFNRAKHAVLEATILATRLHLIPEADVRSQLAALQSPVQKTAGPREQSAFELVQQYVDEWYSKP
- a CDS encoding metal-sulfur cluster assembly factor, translated to MFAPAGRFEFDLPSGSRTTARSGWDVATDGCILPASTNFDSSTETSLMMFGRSRAIHCLMLIGAVTFCESSERVLVWGQTASPGSAPLRAADRTDSFETKLKLLEEAWARKDFDLARSLTHSLRDTVLQTQIETEPAPDSLVEAGQFHLVESLGNAAAKWAQGWKYYKQISVEERAHEPRTGEPIEIALSFPQDQVTSLAREIRLARIDGDQLVEVPCQVHSELRRGDVRSCRILWLMDSKPRETQRFLVLYGNPNAELPEYPSEMSVEGEGYGLDISNSFYKASLSRQTGQLERLTLRREHGLELFSGGQGHGEPPGIDWAHDYVDKGFFQKLRISLWESCPDYEVIRGPLCTIIRRWGFPHSPVHPIYSPSRLNIHVEYRFYAGLPWFEKRGSMKAVQTFEVEALRDDEWVFSGQSFTDTLWMGRNGKLHTGSVPADQHEDLWGVGFYHKESKDSFVALFLEHHAEGLPELKHTGTPQMFYRWHGPVWSRYPLPVKVVPAGAVLKQKNAYVSIPFSEPEGAATIEQLRRSLLAPLVPAAVDSPVNWKSQPEADSDVANPFNRLARPGEGNEGTAMKQRIWDALRDCKDAQLYKADINVVDLGLVYDVRLRGDGVTVIMAMPHRGRPMLGYFIDGSISVHPTFSLPVRERLMKVPGVRQVVVEQTWDPGWSSNRLTDVGRAKLGLD